Below is a window of Perca fluviatilis chromosome 14, GENO_Pfluv_1.0, whole genome shotgun sequence DNA.
CAAAAactgaagaataaaaacaagttGTGAGCTTTAGACacgctggtaggtggatttggTTACCAGttagagccaggctagctttcccccttgtttccagtcattatgctaaactaagctaagctaaccagctgctggctgtagccttaGATCCTTTCatctaaaggcgctgacacaccaagccgataatcggccattggacagtctggcgaggtcagtacCTCAAGTCTGTTCACTATTGATGCAACTCAATAGTGTGTTTTGTCAGACCCTCCTTGCAAATGCTCACATTTGTCAAACTCCATGCCGTCAGATTGTAACACAAACTTACTTCTTAAAATTCTTGAAAGTCTTAAACTAAGATAACCCTGATTACatcatcatcagggttattttctcaTACATTAGAAAGAGCCACTGAAtatacaactgttttcacagacCAAATGTTCCTCGGTAAAATCAGTGGAGTGGCTCTTTAAGTGACTCAACTAAAGCACATCCGAGTGCAGAAGTGGACGTGCACACAAACGTGCAGAAAGtattattactgtgacttataacTTTCCGCAACTGTTGCTTTGCttattttggttttttttattccatagcTTCCTGGAAATGCTCTGAGTGCGCAGGCCAGCACATACTATGGACTCACGGTGATTGCGAGTAGGTGGGAGGGGGAATTGTTAGACGTGGAAAGCTGAGTGGTTAAATGGATGAATGCTATGACTTATGGGCTGTGGAATCTGATCATAAAACTTAGAAGAAACAAAGCTGCATCCCAGGGAGAGCAGATCCTGGCATTTAAAAGCCACATAATCCTCTGGGGTTCTCTtgaagttgttttttctttacagATTTTACCATCTTCTGATTCATCTACAAGTTGCATCTTGCCATCACTGAGCACCCAAGCCAACTCCATCCACTCACCCTCCCTCCCACCATGGATGTTGTCCCAGCTACCCAGCAGGAGGACCCAGGTGCTGCAGTACCCAGCCTCAGCACCACCCCTGGGGAGCCCATGGATGTGGAGTGTCCCATCTGCTACCAGGAGTACAACCAGTACAACAAACGCCCACGGATGCTGCAGTGTCTCCATGTTTTTTGCACCGAGTGCCTCGAGAGGATCCAGCTCTGCCCCTGCGAGCCCCCCAACCTCCGCAGCCCACCAGCTATCCCCTGCCCCCTGTGCCGCCACCTTACCCCCCTGGAGACTGGGGATGCCCTCTCCTTACCCTGCAACTCCCGCATCCTGGCCAAGCTACCCCATGTGGCCTTCAGCCTGCCTGTGACCAAGGCAACACGCCTAGCTACTGTCAATCGGAGAGTGGTGCTCTCTGTGGAGGGCGACAGAGACACCCGCTTCATCATCATGCCCACCGTCAGCCTGCGAGTGCAGCAGATGCACCCGGGCAGGCCGTATGGCACGGCGCCAGGCCTGGTGGGTGAAGAAGAAGTCATAGAGCAGAGCAAGAAGACCCTGTTCTGTGTGCAGCTGCTGGCTGTCACCTTCTGGGTGCTGTTTGTGATCACCTGCGTGATCGGGGTGGTGTTTGGGCCACGTTTCTTTAACAAGAAACTTTAATAGGAAAAAAATAGTTCTCCTTTATATAGCAGATATTGATatagagattttcttttttatctatATTTTAATGAAGAGATTTTTTTGAGCACTGTGTTTGCTGTTTACCCTGTAGATTTGGGACCAACAAAAAGTTGACTGTTATTTATAGAATACCACCACTTACACCAATCCTTACTCACCGTACTGCATATGTGTTGCTCTTTCATTATTAATGATATACTGATGAAGAGTTCCCTCTAGTGGTTTATTTGGAAATGTAGAACTGAGATCACTGTGaatgaaaaagtgattaaaaactaAATGTGCTGTCTTCACTAAGGTTTTATAAAGTTTTCCGTCTGCCTGTTGAATAATGTTATTAGCTGATCATCAAAAATTGGCATGGgttaataaaaatgtgcacaGTTGTGGATTCATTACATTCTTTTGCCCCTTTTTGGTGTATAGCAAACACCAACGTTTCAAATGTATGTGATACAGAAAATCTGCTTTGGGGCTGTAGGGGCCCCTTGGCAAAGATGTTTTGGGTCACAGTTTGACAGAAAAATATAGTACTTTATTTTACttctaataaatacattttgaaaagcaTTTTTTATCATTAGTATTTTTCTCACAATTATTAAATTTTTCCACCTCAGTATTATATCTGGCTCAAGCTCAACGTAGCCTATTAATCTAGAATCatgagaagaaaaataaaaaaacattaaataaaacaatagataaaaaaaacacaaaacgtgGCTATATTTCTcaatacaacaataacaaaagggGGGTAACAGAGGCATTAAACCTACAGTATGAAAATTAGGTGGTCTATGAATGTGTTCAATGGCCTGCTCATTTAGTAGGCTACTGTACGTCATCACCGAATTGCGTTAAAAACACTAAtaccaaaaatgacaaaaagctgacaaaaactggcctttaacactatttggagacattttcaacaatgatatacatatattgagtgctatatgtaggctacctattaatcaacagtggtggttaacctgcGACATGGgctttaaatacaattttgaagtaggctacttgtactttgtgtatttccattttaagcttctttatacttctactatTCTATATTTTGGAGATAAATATTGTACTATTTACTCCATTAACTGttacatatattttaaataataaaaatgttggGGGTGGTTGGAGGCATAGGTTGGAGGGTGGTTGGGAGAGTAcgtaaaaaaaaagggagggtaCGTGTTTACGTCACACGCCGCGTTGGCTCGCAAAAAGTGGTGAAAAGTTTTTAGCCCCCCTCCCCTGTATGTTTTTGTTGGGGGAAAAGTTGTTGGTAGTTAGGTCTCGTGAATGTAGCCTGTCCGTCGTTTTTCGCCCCTTGGTAACAATGCGGGGGAATGCgagttttttacttttttaaagtcgGAGAGCGAGCTTCTGAGCAGGGTTACAAGGCTTTACGTCCTCTGGCTCGGACTGAAAATCTCAGTGGCCATCATCGTTTCACCTCTGCCGTCTCGTTAGCCACCTAGCTAGCTCCGCCGCTAGCTAACTACCCAACAAAGTTAACGCTACCTCGCCTCATAGTGTGTTTCTTGTGGTGACTTCCAGCTTGGAAAAGAGCAACCGTAGAGATGGCGGAAACCAAAATAATTTATCACATCGACGAAGAGGAGACGCCGTACTTGGTGAAGATACCCATTGCAGCCGAAAATATCACTTTGCTggattttaaacaggtcttgaACAAGCCAAACTACAAATTCTTTTTCAAGTCTATGGACCAGGACTTCGGGTGAGctgctgtgattttttttttttttgtttgttcctttatCAGAGAAGAGCTTTGCGGTTTGCATGCAAAATGAGGAGTGATAAAAGCTGCTAAAAGTTGTGAACAGCTAAGGTAGTAAGAGTAAAGATACTTAAATTGTGTGACACAAGTTGTAAACGTTGGAAAACAATCCTTTAAtgtgcctttttattttctgaGTGGAGGAGGATTCATTCGCATATGTAAACACTAAAATGCTTGGTTAATTAAAAAATCTAATCTTTAATGAAATGCATGCCTGTTTGCGTGTCAAAAAGTCATGCAATCCCATCTTGTGACCGGCTGTCGTGTATTTGTCACAGAGAATAACCAGCTAATGTTAGAGGGATAATACACTTGAATGAAGCCAGCCAGGAAGGTCGCCTTTCTGATCCCTGATCAGAAACTGCAAAGTTATAATGATGACTATCCAAGTGGTTCTGTAAATACTAAGGGTATGTATGCTGGGACATTTCTCAGAAAACATCATCATTACAATGGGAGGcattccctgtccctgctgcttttcttttgcCCTAATCCtcatgcctccctccctccttcagtCCATCATCTTGTGAAATCCtcgccttttctttcttttgggaCTGACGCCAGGGTTTTGTCTCCCCTTTTTAACACTTTGGCCTGCCTGCCATCCTTTCATTCCCTGGCTTCCTATCTTCctctcccctttctcccaatCCACTCCTCCAGAAAGAGCCGTCTCCTCTTCTCTAtcaattaatctttttttttttttttttctgtgtagcTGCTCTGCATTTTCCTGCAGAGGAATGCATGTTTGTGGTTTATTCACCCAGTGCGACCCTTAGGGCTTCTGTTAAATGCATTGTAGTCTTGGCCGAGTATTAAAGCTGGGCTCTTTTCCTCTTTGGATGGCACCATCGGAGCCTGTGCCAAAGAGGCTGCAGTATCCGCTCAAACCCCAAGATGAAATGGATGAGATGGCTTTTCATTAGGCCTTGACAGAGCTGGCAGGCTAGAGCTGCTCCTCAGATGCAGATCATTTGAATATTAATAGCGCTAACACCAGTAACTAATTTGTAGAGATATTCCTTTTGAGAAAATCTGTGCTATTTACAACTACTCAACGTCTGGTTGTTGAAATGAGTCAGTCAGTACATCCACAAACATGTATTGatgtaattataataatatcagTTATTTGTCAGGTTAGATGCATTTTCCCCCAATGAGGTGAGCAGCTTGCTTTTTATTATATCAGAAATTATGCATGTTCGGACTATGCAGCCTAGCAATGTTATGACTtcactttgggctctgggaGCTTGTTTGGCTTCTGCGATGTTTCTGTTCTGACAGTTTGTAGACTCAGTTATTGACCATTTCATAACAAAAGTAGACActatataattaaattattatttgtagCCCTAAAGAGGACATATATGTAGCCTATGTGAGTATAGTTCAACTTTAACCAAAGTTCTTGTGTAAAATGAGTTAAATTGAGCTCATGTCCAATGTCTGTGATGGCACAGATATATTCCTTAGTGCTGCAACTTGTAATTATTTTCATACCCGATTAATCTACCGATGTTATTTCCTTGAT
It encodes the following:
- the si:ch73-335l21.2 gene encoding RING finger domain-containing protein: MDVVPATQQEDPGAAVPSLSTTPGEPMDVECPICYQEYNQYNKRPRMLQCLHVFCTECLERIQLCPCEPPNLRSPPAIPCPLCRHLTPLETGDALSLPCNSRILAKLPHVAFSLPVTKATRLATVNRRVVLSVEGDRDTRFIIMPTVSLRVQQMHPGRPYGTAPGLVGEEEVIEQSKKTLFCVQLLAVTFWVLFVITCVIGVVFGPRFFNKKL